Genomic window (Cyprinus carpio isolate SPL01 chromosome B7, ASM1834038v1, whole genome shotgun sequence):
TACAAAAGAACAGAAGCAAAGGGTTATGCAGACAAACCTTGTAAAGACTATAATTgatgttataaattaaaattaaacttaagaCGAATTTCCAAGAAGCTCTGAAAATGAAAGCCGTCAAAAATATGTAGGAAATCCTTACAGCAGCACTAAAACGTGTCTTGATGATGCCAGGGGCGACACAGTTGATCCGGATGTTACTGTGGGCGAGATCAGGAGCCAGCGCTCGAGTTAAACCCAGCAGGGCCGTCTTACTCACACTATAGGGGCCCAGACCCTAGGAGTCAAAGAGTGACAGCAAGGTGACCTCTCAACTCGTGCTGAATGAAAAACAGCAGATAAAGTTATACCCAGTTAAAGAAACCACTTTAGTGCTATCAGTTCTTTTTGACAAGGTGTGTTGCATGATTAAACTTTACATAAGAGCAAGTAAAACACCATACTTGCATTGGCTGGTACCCTGCGACTGAAGACACAATCACAACTGACCCACCCCTGAAAATGAAAAGGTCCTTAGTTAGGCTCCGgtataaagtttatttataaaaaaaaaaaaaaaaaattataatataatataatatcccCTCCACCCCCCTTGACTTCTCACCCTCTTTTCTCCATGTGAGGCACAACCAGTTTGGTTAGAAGGAAAGAAGCCTTCACATTCACTCCAAGTATCTGTGGTAGACATAAAGCGAATGTCAGTACTGAAAATACCGATTTTCTTCCCCTATAGAAAAAAAGTTCATTAAGGCTAATGACTTGTCATACTTTGTCCCAGACTTCCTCTGTGGATTCTAATATGTTCCCAAAAAACGGGTTCACCGCTGCATTTGACACCAGTATGTCCACACCGCCACACTGTTCAATTGTCTGCAACAACAAAGTACATAACAGCAAAGTTCTTCACCAAATATAGTATACATTAGCAGGTTTGCACAGACCTTTGGGTTCCATATAACATTTGCGTATATTCCCCAATACGTTTACTAAATATTGACTAAAAAGAGCGATAAAGGAACTCCTCACCATGTTAATGAGCTTGTCTCTATCTTCTGCTTTCCCCACATTGCATGTGGTGCCTATTACTTTTATATCTTTGCTGCGCAAGAGTGACACAGCCTTGTCAACGTTGGCCTGGCGTCGACTGCTCACGACCACATGTGCCCCCCTCCGACCCAAAGCCTCCGCAGCTGCGAGCCCAATCCTGAGAAGATCGGTGAGCGCAAGGGTCTGTCAGCATGTTATGCAAGTATTTAGGATGCATCTTTACATATTTACTAATGTTCTAGTAGTGTTAGAGGCGGTGTGTTTTGTGCTGTGACAGCTACACACCCTTTTCAAAGATATGGAACTGAAGTACAGTTGGACAAGAATTGAAATAAAAGATCATACCCATCTGTGGATGCAGTTACTATAGCAACTTTTCCTGACAAATTCTGTGGTACGTGATGGGACATCATTCTTCTGCCAGCAACAGGATTTGACCAAAGGCACCTGGTTACAGCCTTCAACATTGTCTTGAGAAAAGCAGAAAGAGAGTCTGCATAAATTCTACAGCACTATGTAGAAAACTGGGTTAAAGGTCATCTTGGGTACAGATACACAGAATAGTTTTCCCGttaacattaattacatttcttgacaaatattttaagttaaaaagtgtttctgtgagGTACTTCAGAAACCATCAAGTTATCCTGCTTAAAAGTTAATGTTACTTAAACAGAGCTAAAGGTTAACTGCACAACAACACATGAGCCAAGAGCGAATCATGTTCTTTTAAATCTTGATAAActgttaatattataattgttaaGTATAgcttaataagaagaaatatagtTTTACCTACGAGCTGAGAAGGTCTGCTATTCTGGTGGCACTTTGCAAGTAATAAAGATCAACGGTCTCTCGGACGTCTTTACCGTGGAAATATCATAAACTAGTTACGTTAAGGTTAGATTGTGTATTCTGGGTCTGAGAAAGGGCGGTGATAAACGGTCCGGAAGTTGTGTCGTATTGGACTGGACAGAAACTTCTGAATAAGACTTATCCTGTTTCAATGCATTCTTGATTTTATGTGCAATTCGATGGGTAGTAATGTTTCTCTGGTGTTATTAATCAGGTGTAAACTATTGCGAAAACCGCCAAGAAGGAAGTAGAGCGTAGATTCGATTCTTGCGTGGTGCCTGTAACTTTTTACAGCGCTGGTCAGaactgaccaatcacagatcaGTGTGATTACCGGATACCGATTGActggatatttttatatatggttTCATATAGATTTATggaccatattttttatttttatgtccagTATTAAGAGTTGGAATTAActgattaaatgttttacattttggtgTACAAACGTACCCAAAAAAATTGAATGCGGGTCAGTGGAGGAATCAGCGCTCTGATCCATCTGAGCCCTCACGCGCCCTCTGGAGGAAGAGCTAGTCTCAaggaatattaattaattaaaattaaaattaattaaccactcattattaaaaatccaCCTTATATATtagtaaagtattttatttcaattaaacttTGAAATATTGTAGATTGCatagattaaattagattaaattaaattaaattaaatgttccctcctggtggaatgacctgcccaactcaatccaagtccttagccatcttcaagaatcggcttaaaacacatctcttccatctttatttgacccctctaactttttcactcactattctaattctatttaaaaaaaatcaatctattttcttttcatttattatacaattataaaaaagacctctaacactagcttgctctattctttttctattctatctgttttctttttatttattatattatttaaaagcccttgctacgtattctgtgtttaggctaactgagacttgttatagcacttatatatcattgctcttttgttgtttttgattgcttccattgtcctcatttgtaagtcgctttggataaaagcgtctgctaaatgactaaatgtaatgtaaatgtaaattgcatAGGATTTATACAATCACAGCTTTTACTGTGTGCTGGTTTTGCACTTGTACCTGTCTTGTGATGTTCTTAATTTGATTATTGCAGTGGTGCTTTTAGTAAAAATAGGATATGGTTGGAGCTGAACAGAAAAGTCCAGTCTTTTCCGATCACTTGCACTTTGCGAGgtcaacaaatatttaaacagcaCTATCAGATACCTTGGCAGCGACCCTGTCCTTCTGTTCTAAAacaaagctttgtgtttgttcagTGCAGTTCCTGTTGTTCAAGGTGTGCTACACTTGTTGTAAATCTAAAAGCATAAAGAAACTTGGTTACGGCCTGTAAGATACCACTCTGTGGAACCTGTCTCAgataatatgacatttattatgcTAAACATGTTCAGTTTAGATAATATAATCACCATTAATTGACTTGATggattttatggacattttttaatttagacaCTAAAAACTgaagtacattattatttaatttacactgaTGTCTTCATTTTGTCTAGCTATAGCTAACGTTTTTGAACAGTATAACCCAGCATATTGTTGAATTAGAGCATGTATATTAACACACAGCCACTGAAAGTAAATTCATCATTAATAGGCTACGTCTATTACACAGAACAACAGAAACGTGACTTAAAAAACAGTGCAATCTACTCTTCACAAAGGCTTTTCTTCATCACGGTTAGTATACACttgtatgtattttatcataCTATTCCTTTAgcgatgttatttttatttaaaagtgattGAATACCACATTGTGCAAAtcacactgaaataaaatgatactatttttttttaaggtaagtggttgcaaacaatttattttagctacatttaaataaatttagttgaacttcaaataaatttgtttatttaaatgtagctcgAATAAATTGATtgattattcttaatttttttaagcttttagtaaattcaattaatcattttttgcatttgcactTTTGTTTTAGCCTTTTCTCCGGTCTGACAGAAACATCCTAAGAAATGTAAGAGGAAATTCCTAGCCTGTGTAGTTAGTAAGATATTTATACTTCTTTAATGTGAATTTGGTCAGAAGTTTACATTAGAGGCAGCTGTAACCAGAAGCAGCACTTGCcaatgtttgtaaaaacaaataatatacagacagagacagacatgaagacagacagacagacagagacagacagatagatagatagatagatagatagatagatagatagatagatagatagaagagaaagaaacatgatagaaagacagacagacagagacagacagatagatagatagatagatagatagatagatagatgatagatagatagatagatagatagatagatagatagatagatagatagatagatagatagatagatagatagatagatagatagatagatagatagatagatagatagatagatagatagataggtagatagagtCCTCCTCTAGAGGGCGTGATACACTGTAGGAGTCGTGCTGTGTTGGGCACATTGAGGGGGAGCGACCATATGCGCTCAACTGTAATTCAAAACCAAGAAGGCCAGGGTAGGGCGAAGCCTGGCGGAGCGAGACGTGTACctccaaagaaagaaaagaaaaatagcagCCGTGCATTGCAGTCTTTTAAGATATGATTTGCGACGTTTGACTCCTACTTTTGTATTTCCAGATGGTTTTTCTAGACATGTGAACGGTAAGACGAGCATTGCttatttagttaacattttacacTGGCTGATCGGCGCTTGTTTGCGTCTTTGTGGCTGAATTAAAATGCATCCCGTTTTTTGAAAGAACGTTATTTATATGCCTAATGCCTTTGGCACAGGTTTATCCGGAGAATTCGggcttttcttgttttctttattttatttcttcgtTTGTTTAGTTCTCTGTTTGTCTTATTGGGGCTCTGCTGCATAAAAGAAACCTTGAGATGTTTTGGATGGAAAACGAAACGTGGCTTAggactgtgatttttatttctttttctgttgcaGCCTGGGTGCGGTTTGATTTGCAGAATTACTTGAAATATGCTAGGTAAACAGGATTATAATTTGGCCAtctttttaattcaaaaacatgctatatatatatatatatatatatatatattatatatatataatatatatatatatagatgttatCCTGGACTCCTGTCTGAAAGGGGACCAGTGTCCAGCGTCCTAGCCATTAGTCGAGGCGGCTGTCCAACAGCTGCTGAAGTGCTTTTTAGTTTCATTTCCTTTaaaactagagaaaaaaaaaaatagatactaTATATAAAGATAAACGGAACGTCCCTCCACCTATGTTAACTCATATACTAAAGTTATGATATAATTTACCCCCTTAATCCTCTGTCCCCTTATAAAGGGTGGGTACAA
Coding sequences:
- the LOC122137891 gene encoding dehydrogenase/reductase SDR family member 4-like, which produces MLKAVTRCLWSNPVAGRRMMSHHVPQNLSGKVAIVTASTDGIGLAAAEALGRRGAHVVVSSRRQANVDKAVSLLRSKDIKVIGTTCNVGKAEDRDKLINMTIEQCGGVDILVSNAAVNPFFGNILESTEEVWDKILGVNVKASFLLTKLVVPHMEKRGGGSVVIVSSVAGYQPMQGLGPYSVSKTALLGLTRALAPDLAHSNIRINCVAPGIIKTRFSAALWENEGVLEEFLKQTSIKRLGQPEDIGGVIAFLCSDEASYITGETITVTGGMNCRL